The Leptospira brenneri genome has a segment encoding these proteins:
- a CDS encoding CopG family transcriptional regulator encodes MKSKLNYTKTPNDVAKAINSSIVINDFLPPPDKLITKEDNSKVTILLSKKSINFFKAQSKKSGVPYQSMIKKVLDLYADRFAHK; translated from the coding sequence ATGAAAAGCAAACTAAATTATACTAAAACCCCTAATGATGTTGCGAAAGCCATCAATTCTTCGATAGTTATTAATGACTTCTTACCTCCACCTGATAAGTTAATTACGAAAGAAGATAACTCAAAAGTCACCATATTATTAAGTAAAAAGAGCATTAATTTTTTCAAAGCTCAATCTAAAAAATCAGGTGTTCCATACCAATCTATGATCAAAAAAGTTTTAGATTTATATGCCGATAGATTTGCTCACAAATAA
- a CDS encoding type II toxin-antitoxin system RelE/ParE family toxin, translating into MIEFTAYKGQKFTVEWYFDEKEKSDVLEYFNELPDDLKIKTLALFKRFADIGEIKDKTKFNFEGDSLFAFKPIPHRFLCFFVKGKKIIITNAFVKKTDKLPKNEKIRAIKRRDDYETRSKKGIYY; encoded by the coding sequence GTGATAGAATTTACAGCTTATAAAGGCCAAAAATTCACTGTCGAATGGTATTTTGATGAAAAAGAAAAATCTGATGTTCTGGAATATTTTAATGAACTACCAGATGATTTAAAAATCAAAACTTTGGCTTTGTTCAAAAGATTTGCTGATATTGGAGAAATCAAAGACAAAACTAAATTCAATTTTGAAGGAGACTCTCTATTTGCTTTCAAACCTATTCCTCACAGGTTCCTTTGCTTCTTTGTAAAAGGAAAGAAAATTATCATAACCAATGCTTTTGTCAAAAAAACTGATAAACTGCCAAAAAACGAAAAAATTAGAGCTATTAAAAGAAGGGATGATTATGAAACAAGAAGTAAAAAAGGTATCTACTACTAA
- a CDS encoding type II toxin-antitoxin system RelE/ParE family toxin — protein sequence MILGFADKKTEKVWKGEFSKDLPTEVQNQGRKKLRMINNAHNIDDLKVPPGNKLEPLKGDRKGQFSIRINDQWRICFTWDGNNASLLEIVDYH from the coding sequence GTGATTCTAGGTTTTGCTGACAAAAAAACTGAGAAAGTATGGAAAGGTGAGTTTTCTAAAGATTTACCGACCGAAGTTCAGAACCAAGGCAGAAAAAAACTTAGGATGATAAATAATGCTCATAATATCGATGATTTAAAAGTTCCACCTGGTAATAAACTTGAGCCTCTAAAAGGCGACAGGAAAGGTCAGTTCAGCATACGCATTAATGATCAATGGCGAATCTGCTTTACTTGGGATGGAAATAACGCTTCTTTATTAGAAATTGTTGATTATCATTAA
- a CDS encoding DUF3368 domain-containing protein: protein MIIIADSSPLISLAIINKLHLIDEIFQEIIVPFSVYEEIAHTDKKFSSTLQEWTKPFIRKCNNIDAFNAYRLSLGKGESEAIVLSKEFKNSILLIDDKKARKVAKLENQKVIGTIGILISAKEKGLVSEIKSSLMLLEEHDIHLSKALIEKALQMTGE, encoded by the coding sequence TTGATAATAATTGCTGACTCATCTCCTCTTATATCATTAGCAATTATTAATAAGTTACATCTTATAGATGAAATTTTTCAGGAAATCATCGTTCCTTTCTCCGTTTACGAAGAAATTGCTCATACAGACAAAAAATTCAGTTCCACATTACAAGAATGGACTAAACCCTTTATAAGAAAATGTAATAATATAGACGCCTTTAACGCTTATAGACTTTCATTAGGAAAAGGTGAATCAGAAGCTATTGTTCTATCGAAGGAATTTAAAAATAGCATTCTGTTAATTGATGATAAAAAAGCTAGAAAAGTTGCTAAATTAGAAAATCAAAAAGTCATTGGAACTATTGGAATTCTTATCTCTGCAAAAGAGAAGGGCCTAGTTTCTGAAATTAAAAGTTCATTAATGCTTCTTGAGGAACACGACATCCATCTTTCCAAAGCTTTAATAGAAAAAGCACTACAAATGACTGGCGAATAA
- a CDS encoding UPF0175 family protein, translating to MSLLQIEIPDHLLLAINETEDSLKNDLKFEFAKHLFTKGKFTLTQAAEFSSLDLKTFMHKISQDGIPVIDYDSDDLDSESSLLK from the coding sequence ATGAGCCTTCTGCAGATAGAAATTCCAGACCATCTACTTTTAGCAATAAACGAAACAGAAGATTCATTAAAAAATGACTTAAAATTTGAATTTGCTAAACACCTCTTTACTAAGGGTAAATTTACTTTAACGCAAGCGGCTGAGTTTTCATCTTTAGATCTAAAGACTTTTATGCATAAAATTTCACAAGACGGAATACCTGTTATTGATTACGATTCAGATGATCTAGATTCCGAATCTTCTCTGTTAAAATAG
- a CDS encoding type II toxin-antitoxin system Phd/YefM family antitoxin, whose product MISVGIRELKSHLSQYIELVKNGENVLITEHNRVVAELKYPGKEESNNNIQKILNKLANEGKLIPAKRKATQINKIQKQNLNPKKQADWWALYQDSKDDNL is encoded by the coding sequence ATGATTTCAGTTGGAATTCGCGAATTAAAATCACATCTTAGCCAATATATCGAATTAGTCAAGAATGGAGAAAATGTTCTAATTACAGAACACAACCGAGTTGTTGCTGAGTTAAAATATCCCGGTAAAGAAGAATCTAACAATAATATACAAAAAATTTTGAATAAACTGGCGAATGAAGGTAAATTAATTCCTGCTAAACGCAAAGCTACCCAGATTAATAAAATTCAAAAACAAAATCTAAATCCTAAAAAACAGGCTGACTGGTGGGCCCTATATCAAGACTCAAAAGATGATAATCTATAA
- a CDS encoding DUF2188 domain-containing protein, producing MSKKTHHVVPAQNGGWNVKKGGGERAILHTETKKEAIDKGREISKNQQSEFYIHNLNGQISQKDSHGSDKYPPKG from the coding sequence ATGTCAAAGAAAACTCATCATGTTGTCCCCGCACAAAACGGTGGATGGAATGTTAAAAAAGGCGGTGGAGAAAGAGCCATCTTGCATACCGAAACAAAAAAAGAAGCTATCGATAAGGGAAGAGAAATTAGCAAAAACCAACAATCCGAATTCTATATTCACAACTTGAATGGTCAAATTTCCCAGAAAGATAGTCATGGAAGTGATAAATACCCTCCCAAGGGATAA
- a CDS encoding type II toxin-antitoxin system HigB family toxin, with protein sequence MHIISWKKLDDFINKHPNSESSLKSWYKIIKNTNFKDFSELRKVFNSVDQVGKLTVFNISGNHFRLIAAIHFNRQKLFIRNVLTHSDYDKGKWKKETI encoded by the coding sequence GTGCATATCATCAGCTGGAAAAAATTAGATGATTTCATTAATAAACACCCAAATTCAGAAAGTTCATTAAAAAGCTGGTATAAAATTATTAAAAACACTAATTTTAAGGATTTTAGCGAGCTAAGGAAGGTTTTTAATTCTGTCGATCAGGTCGGAAAACTTACTGTTTTTAATATAAGTGGGAACCACTTCAGATTAATTGCTGCCATTCATTTTAACAGACAGAAGCTTTTTATTCGAAATGTATTAACGCATTCAGATTATGATAAAGGAAAATGGAAAAAGGAGACAATATGA
- a CDS encoding BrnT family toxin: MEFEWDSKKNQDNLEKHGVDFYSAQLAFLDKNRIISKDILHSTESEERFFCFGLIPEGIITVRFTIRGKNIRIYGAGFWREGKKLYEKQTKLY, translated from the coding sequence GTGGAATTTGAATGGGATTCTAAGAAAAATCAAGATAATCTAGAGAAACACGGTGTTGACTTCTATTCTGCCCAACTCGCTTTTCTTGATAAAAATAGGATTATTTCAAAAGATATTTTGCATTCTACTGAGTCGGAAGAACGATTCTTTTGTTTTGGTTTAATTCCTGAAGGTATTATTACCGTTCGTTTTACTATAAGAGGAAAAAATATTAGAATCTACGGTGCTGGGTTCTGGAGAGAGGGAAAAAAACTTTATGAAAAGCAAACTAAATTATACTAA
- a CDS encoding DUF5615 family PIN-like protein, whose product MQVSILADENVDYRLIKLLRSEGHKVFSVLEENKGITDLQVIELAKKIDAIILTLDKDFGEWVFAHKEYSNGIIFLRYSPKDFKEIFNSLNILLRRNSRELDGKFVVLSKNKIRIRDIHL is encoded by the coding sequence TTGCAAGTTAGTATCCTCGCTGACGAAAATGTCGACTATCGACTTATTAAACTTCTTAGAAGTGAAGGGCACAAAGTTTTTTCTGTTTTAGAAGAAAATAAAGGTATTACAGATCTACAAGTCATTGAGCTGGCAAAGAAAATTGATGCTATCATTCTTACATTAGATAAAGATTTTGGTGAATGGGTTTTTGCTCATAAAGAATATTCTAATGGCATTATCTTTCTCCGATATAGCCCAAAAGACTTTAAAGAAATTTTCAACTCTCTGAATATTCTCTTAAGAAGAAATAGTCGTGAATTAGATGGGAAATTCGTCGTTTTATCAAAAAACAAAATTCGCATAAGAGATATTCACTTATAG
- a CDS encoding helix-turn-helix domain-containing protein: MILEIEKVKNVWHDVKDILSVPHTDKQYKKLVKVLDELIDEVGNDEKHQLAPLLETVGNLIEEYENDHFMQPNAEPIEVLKFLMLENNLTQKDLNILGSQGVVSEILNGKRELNVRQIKALAEKFHISPSVFI; the protein is encoded by the coding sequence ATGATTCTAGAAATTGAAAAAGTTAAGAATGTTTGGCATGATGTTAAAGACATTCTCTCCGTTCCACACACTGATAAACAGTATAAAAAATTAGTTAAAGTATTAGATGAACTTATTGATGAAGTTGGGAATGATGAAAAACACCAACTTGCTCCACTTCTAGAAACTGTTGGGAATTTGATTGAAGAATATGAAAACGATCATTTTATGCAACCAAATGCTGAACCTATTGAAGTTTTAAAGTTTCTTATGCTAGAAAACAATTTAACTCAAAAAGATCTAAATATTCTAGGTAGTCAAGGAGTTGTCTCTGAAATCCTAAATGGAAAAAGAGAATTGAATGTTCGACAAATCAAAGCGCTTGCAGAAAAATTCCATATTTCTCCATCTGTCTTCATTTGA
- a CDS encoding helix-turn-helix domain-containing protein, which translates to MKQEVKKVSTTKSTFDRLMKDKSFKAKFEKEYDALNLSETLIELMESQKVSVRELSKKANVSSTVIQEIRSGKQDNPTLLVLSKLIHTLGGEIVIKKGKKTLASV; encoded by the coding sequence ATGAAACAAGAAGTAAAAAAGGTATCTACTACTAAATCTACATTTGATCGTTTAATGAAAGATAAATCCTTCAAAGCAAAATTTGAAAAGGAATATGATGCTCTCAATCTTTCTGAAACATTAATTGAATTAATGGAATCTCAAAAAGTTTCCGTAAGAGAACTTTCTAAAAAAGCTAACGTTTCCAGTACTGTAATTCAAGAAATTAGAAGTGGAAAACAAGACAACCCTACCTTACTTGTTCTTTCTAAACTAATTCACACTTTAGGTGGAGAAATTGTTATCAAAAAGGGAAAGAAAACTTTGGCGAGTGTTTAA
- a CDS encoding type II toxin-antitoxin system Phd/YefM family antitoxin — MKSYAVGELKSHFSEVLEYVKKGEKVGILFGKNKKTIAMIVPINQKADAKRKIGILDGKAKISFGKDFSITEEEFLNI, encoded by the coding sequence ATGAAGTCTTATGCCGTTGGTGAACTAAAATCTCACTTCTCCGAAGTTCTTGAATACGTCAAAAAAGGAGAAAAAGTTGGTATTCTCTTTGGAAAAAATAAAAAGACAATCGCGATGATCGTTCCGATCAACCAAAAGGCTGATGCAAAAAGAAAAATTGGAATACTTGATGGAAAGGCCAAAATATCTTTTGGTAAAGATTTTTCTATTACCGAAGAGGAATTCTTAAATATTTAA
- a CDS encoding DUF433 domain-containing protein, with product MDYKSRLSSSPDVLLGKPVIKNTRIAVDLILERLGDGMSIEEILEASPGIEKDDVLACISYSSHVISRESLLAS from the coding sequence ATGGATTACAAATCTAGACTTTCCTCCTCACCTGATGTTTTACTCGGTAAACCGGTGATTAAAAATACAAGGATTGCAGTCGATTTAATTCTCGAAAGATTAGGCGACGGGATGTCTATCGAAGAAATCCTCGAAGCTTCACCAGGAATCGAAAAAGACGATGTCCTTGCTTGTATCTCATATTCAAGCCATGTAATAAGCAGAGAAAGCTTGCTTGCAAGTTAG
- a CDS encoding type II toxin-antitoxin system VapC family toxin: protein MAYLLDTHALLWVIGDSKQLSKKVATIVQDQENQILVSAISLWEISLKYRLTKLKLSGFKPDDIPKLLEKLNINIIELSPEEASSYHNLKEDFHKDPFDRMLIWQCITRKLTFISKDSEIKKYKISGLKTIWS from the coding sequence ATGGCTTATCTTTTAGATACTCATGCTTTACTCTGGGTAATTGGTGATTCAAAACAATTAAGCAAAAAAGTTGCAACTATCGTTCAGGATCAAGAAAACCAAATTCTAGTAAGTGCCATTTCATTATGGGAAATTTCTTTAAAATATAGACTCACTAAGCTAAAACTTTCTGGTTTTAAACCAGACGATATCCCAAAACTACTTGAAAAATTAAATATTAACATTATCGAACTAAGCCCGGAAGAAGCTTCTTCTTATCATAATCTCAAAGAAGATTTTCATAAAGATCCCTTTGATCGAATGCTTATTTGGCAATGCATTACAAGAAAGCTCACCTTCATTTCTAAAGATTCAGAGATAAAGAAGTATAAAATTTCTGGATTAAAAACTATTTGGTCTTAA
- a CDS encoding PIN domain-containing protein, with the protein MIYYIETSIILSIILGDHFNDKAVSIWNAPSEKVSSILTLIEATIVLRRFFKANKKNLSSQWLSKHEKQLKELLSECSLMKIDENIQSIIELKKDIADCRSLDGIHVATAIFLKDVMHSSNFAFYSFDKRVNEVAEKFGLRPDVA; encoded by the coding sequence ATGATTTACTATATTGAAACGAGCATTATACTCTCTATCATTTTAGGAGACCATTTCAACGATAAAGCAGTAAGCATCTGGAATGCCCCCAGCGAAAAAGTAAGCTCGATCTTAACTTTAATAGAAGCTACTATAGTGCTTAGGAGATTCTTTAAAGCCAATAAAAAGAATCTTTCATCCCAGTGGCTCTCAAAACATGAAAAACAACTTAAAGAACTCCTTTCTGAATGCTCTTTGATGAAAATTGATGAGAACATACAATCTATTATTGAATTAAAAAAGGATATTGCCGACTGCAGATCTCTAGATGGTATTCATGTTGCAACAGCAATATTCTTAAAAGATGTAATGCATTCTTCAAACTTTGCTTTTTACAGCTTCGATAAAAGAGTAAACGAAGTCGCTGAAAAATTCGGACTAAGACCGGACGTCGCATAA